The proteins below are encoded in one region of Clostridium pasteurianum DSM 525 = ATCC 6013:
- a CDS encoding CobW family GTP-binding protein has translation MSILVDIFSGFLGAGKTTLIKKLIDENFIKEKVAIIENEFGEVGIDGSILRKSNMQVKEINAGCICCTINQDFKEAVGEVIDKFNPSRIIIEPSGVGKLSEILKSLNSADLKSKIKLNMIIAVVDALKYKIYISNFDEFYKNQIVNSNTIILSRTQAAKTSQIEEVMRDITKINSKAVIITTPWDKISSSKIVEVSQMNRKIPVEEQVNLIKMPEKMTFLREKKDNHHDHHADEIFSTWGIETAKVFNKKNLIENLHHINKNKNYGIVLRAKGIVQVDKNQWIQFDYVPDEFKVVTTTPDYTGRLCIIGSNLNKKDIKELFLR, from the coding sequence ATGAGTATATTGGTAGATATTTTTTCTGGATTTCTGGGAGCAGGTAAAACTACACTTATAAAAAAGTTAATTGATGAAAACTTTATTAAAGAAAAAGTTGCGATTATTGAGAATGAATTTGGTGAGGTGGGCATTGATGGAAGTATACTTAGAAAATCAAATATGCAGGTAAAAGAAATAAATGCCGGGTGCATATGCTGTACTATAAATCAGGATTTTAAAGAGGCAGTTGGTGAAGTCATAGATAAATTTAATCCAAGTAGAATTATAATAGAGCCTTCCGGGGTAGGAAAATTATCAGAAATATTAAAATCCCTTAATAGTGCTGATCTAAAAAGCAAGATTAAATTGAATATGATTATAGCTGTGGTGGATGCATTAAAATATAAAATATATATATCAAATTTCGATGAGTTCTACAAAAATCAAATAGTAAATTCAAATACAATAATATTAAGTCGTACACAGGCTGCAAAAACTAGCCAGATAGAAGAGGTTATGAGAGATATAACTAAAATAAATTCCAAAGCAGTTATAATAACTACTCCTTGGGACAAAATATCTTCCAGTAAAATTGTAGAAGTATCACAGATGAATAGAAAAATACCTGTAGAGGAACAAGTAAATTTGATAAAAATGCCAGAAAAAATGACATTTTTAAGAGAGAAAAAAGATAATCATCATGATCACCATGCAGATGAAATTTTTTCTACTTGGGGAATCGAAACTGCAAAAGTATTTAACAAAAAAAATTTAATAGAGAATCTGCATCATATAAATAAAAATAAAAATTATGGAATAGTTTTAAGAGCCAAAGGAATAGTACAGGTGGATAAAAATCAATGGATACAGTTTGACTATGTGCCAGATGAATTTAAAGTTGTCACTACTACTCCAGATTACACTGGAAGATTGTGCATAATTGGTAGTAATTTGAATAAAAAAGATATTAAAGAATTATTTTTAAGATAA
- a CDS encoding GTP-binding protein, whose protein sequence is MILRTNIEIVTGFLGCGKTTFINALLDNTLVHNELVIVVQCEEGQTFIDEKFRNKKEILIKKLGTSNIISTNFIKEIIDVNKPHRIIIEHNGSKKLEGVLNIIHNKKLKYRCKVTDIFNIIDVSTFKVYIENMGSLLLSGIENSDLIVLSNVNKLLASQINEVVNLLKKYNYEAYILGVDNIKNISFVLMKENILFNGYLKEFNVLVKNFIKK, encoded by the coding sequence ATGATTTTAAGGACAAACATTGAAATTGTAACTGGATTTTTAGGCTGTGGTAAAACTACATTTATCAATGCACTGCTGGATAATACTTTAGTTCACAATGAATTGGTCATAGTAGTTCAATGTGAGGAAGGACAAACTTTTATAGATGAGAAATTTAGAAATAAAAAAGAGATATTGATAAAGAAACTTGGCACATCTAATATAATAAGTACTAATTTTATAAAGGAAATAATTGATGTCAATAAGCCTCACAGAATAATAATAGAGCACAATGGCAGTAAAAAGTTGGAGGGGGTGTTAAATATAATTCATAATAAAAAGTTGAAGTACAGGTGTAAGGTTACAGATATTTTTAACATTATTGATGTATCTACCTTTAAAGTATATATTGAGAATATGGGAAGTCTGTTATTGAGCGGTATAGAAAATAGTGATTTAATAGTATTGTCTAATGTAAATAAATTACTGGCATCACAGATAAATGAAGTAGTAAATTTGTTAAAAAAGTATAATTATGAAGCTTATATTTTAGGAGTAGACAATATAAAAAATATTTCTTTCGTTCTTATGAAAGAAAATATTTTGTTTAATGGCTATCTTAAAGAATTTAATGTGCTGGTAAAAAATTTCATCAAAAAATAG
- a CDS encoding YmaF family protein has protein sequence MKKHSHAYSGLTTYNDGHIHHYGGVTAKAKSGVPHCHYMEGFTTYNDDHEHEYCTETGPAILLPNGLHYHYFKTRVKVADGHIHCIAGYTSAD, from the coding sequence ATGAAAAAACATTCGCATGCTTACTCAGGTCTCACAACTTATAATGATGGACATATTCATCATTATGGTGGAGTTACTGCTAAAGCTAAAAGTGGAGTGCCTCATTGTCATTATATGGAAGGCTTTACCACTTATAATGATGATCATGAACATGAATATTGTACTGAAACAGGCCCAGCAATATTGTTGCCTAATGGTCTCCATTACCATTATTTTAAAACCAGAGTAAAAGTTGCTGATGGGCATATTCATTGTATAGCTGGTTATACTAGCGCTGATTAA
- a CDS encoding nitroreductase family protein — MSETLQTIKERRSIRNFKDEQVKEQDLQAVLEAGLYAPSAMNEQSWHFTVIQNTELLKKFTQIAKNTFAKSDVEHLKSLSKNDNYKVFYNAPTAIVISGNVNALNTEADTAAATENMLLAAKALGLGSCWIGSMPLIFENAQNEYFKKELGIPEGYNPINSIALGYAANENTKAPARRENTINIIK, encoded by the coding sequence ATGAGTGAAACTTTGCAAACTATAAAAGAAAGAAGAAGTATAAGAAATTTTAAAGATGAACAGGTTAAAGAGCAAGATTTGCAGGCAGTTTTAGAGGCTGGATTGTATGCCCCAAGTGCAATGAATGAACAATCCTGGCATTTTACTGTCATACAAAACACTGAGTTACTAAAAAAATTTACCCAAATTGCAAAAAATACTTTTGCTAAATCTGATGTTGAACACCTTAAATCTTTATCAAAAAATGACAATTATAAAGTATTTTATAACGCACCTACAGCTATAGTTATATCTGGAAATGTTAATGCTCTTAATACAGAAGCCGATACTGCAGCTGCTACTGAGAACATGCTACTGGCAGCAAAAGCTCTTGGTTTGGGATCTTGCTGGATAGGAAGCATGCCCCTTATATTTGAAAATGCACAGAATGAGTACTTTAAAAAGGAACTGGGAATTCCTGAAGGTTATAATCCAATAAACTCTATTGCTCTAGGCTACGCTGCTAATGAAAATACCAAAGCTCCTGCAAGAAGAGAAAATACAATAAACATAATTAAATAA
- a CDS encoding YecA family protein yields the protein MSKIGRNDPCPCMSGKKYKSCCMDKNYIEELEKQNLKYYDENYILSKIKRESQCFNIFYENERQKIKRGLFWLKKIINSGANMSYGTLPFVEGEPYCLAVKDVPILLKEDFQAAREIKRIISFEEGFKIVKFKEEAAGNYRKVPVKAINDMIYDPMIDSHLIKYGFDLNKYYKREDEDHKESIVIQPIESLRPHQVVFITTLYVKKTLQYRNIYPDISDEEIEFNKWIKENFEGLVPFSKTILKFVEEVGCSTTEKVESIFHNMIKSLKLEEALTVDCI from the coding sequence ATGAGTAAAATAGGCAGAAATGATCCTTGTCCATGTATGAGTGGCAAGAAGTACAAGAGTTGCTGTATGGACAAGAACTACATAGAAGAATTGGAAAAGCAGAATTTAAAATATTATGATGAGAATTACATACTTAGCAAAATAAAAAGAGAAAGCCAATGTTTCAATATATTTTATGAAAATGAAAGACAGAAAATAAAAAGAGGATTGTTCTGGTTAAAGAAAATCATAAACTCTGGGGCAAATATGTCCTACGGAACCTTGCCTTTTGTAGAAGGTGAACCATACTGCCTTGCTGTAAAAGACGTACCAATATTGTTAAAAGAAGATTTTCAGGCTGCTCGTGAAATTAAGCGTATTATCTCTTTTGAAGAGGGATTTAAAATCGTCAAATTTAAAGAAGAAGCAGCAGGTAACTATAGAAAAGTTCCTGTTAAGGCCATAAATGATATGATATATGATCCTATGATAGACAGTCATCTCATTAAATATGGTTTTGATTTAAATAAATATTACAAGCGGGAAGATGAGGACCATAAAGAGAGCATAGTAATTCAACCTATTGAAAGTCTTCGACCTCATCAGGTAGTATTTATTACTACTCTATATGTTAAGAAGACTTTGCAATACAGAAATATTTATCCTGATATAAGTGATGAAGAGATAGAATTCAATAAATGGATAAAGGAAAATTTTGAGGGACTTGTACCATTTTCAAAAACTATATTGAAGTTTGTGGAAGAGGTAGGATGCAGTACAACTGAAAAAGTGGAAAGTATTTTTCATAATATGATAAAATCCTTGAAGTTAGAGGAAGCATTGACTGTTGATTGCATATAA
- a CDS encoding RloB family protein, giving the protein MVKLNRGGRKRPRNEYTKITGPGNYLIVTEGTETEVNYFKNIKQIIENLFRNKIIVDKISLNIEGTGRSTKVLVNEAIKKRSLGSYSEVWVVFDKDDNSDFDEAIEMAKKEGLNIAWSNECFELWLLLHFQYLESSISRADYYSKLTSHFKENNINRGIYNKSINKIFDITYPFVETAIQRSESLLLHHKQNGVFCPSKMNPSTTVQDLVKDLIKYTK; this is encoded by the coding sequence ATGGTAAAGCTAAATAGAGGCGGACGTAAACGCCCTAGAAATGAATATACTAAAATAACTGGTCCTGGAAACTATTTAATTGTAACTGAAGGTACTGAAACTGAGGTCAATTATTTTAAAAATATAAAACAAATAATTGAAAATTTATTTAGAAATAAAATCATTGTTGATAAAATATCATTAAATATAGAAGGTACAGGTAGATCTACTAAAGTTCTTGTAAATGAAGCTATAAAAAAACGTAGTTTAGGAAGTTACAGTGAGGTTTGGGTTGTTTTTGATAAAGATGATAATTCAGATTTTGACGAAGCTATAGAAATGGCTAAAAAAGAAGGATTAAATATTGCATGGTCAAATGAATGCTTTGAGCTATGGTTATTACTTCATTTTCAATATTTAGAATCATCTATTTCTAGAGCAGACTATTATTCCAAGTTAACTTCTCATTTTAAAGAAAATAACATTAATAGAGGAATCTATAATAAAAGCATAAATAAAATATTTGATATTACTTATCCTTTTGTGGAAACAGCTATACAGAGAAGTGAATCTCTTTTATTACATCATAAACAAAATGGTGTTTTTTGTCCATCTAAAATGAATCCTTCTACTACAGTACAAGACTTAGTTAAAGATTTAATCAAATACACAAAATAA
- a CDS encoding AAA family ATPase yields MLIQFNFKNFKSFRDMTTLDMSATSITEHPYNLINIKNEKYIKIAAIYGANASGKSSVIKAFSFMKAWIRESFKNSSDNDEIPVKRFAFDTESKNIPAEFEVFFIYKGNEYQYGFSLDNYKIHEEWLYIKKTDSKDKYTPLFERSGSDIECNLKLLKGSNNFINMVEDKTLFLSIISNAKIDYAKDVFEWFLVLAVIDYGDLGFETALTQVYAPNIEDKNYQRDLTTFLKAIDINIDGIIIEKYKNENTLKSEYKIYTKHLIEDGKNYYKMPLFEESSGTQKMFSLFYFLKMSIQLGIPIFIDELDSKLHPLLLRYILIMFHNESINKNNAQLIYTTHDNYTLTKDIFRRDQIWFAEKDENATSHLYSLIEYKFDDKKVRKDASFNKDYLLGKYGAVPILRGYDMWRTENGKAK; encoded by the coding sequence ATGTTAATACAATTTAATTTTAAAAATTTTAAAAGTTTTAGAGATATGACTACATTGGATATGTCAGCCACTTCTATTACAGAACACCCTTACAATCTCATAAACATTAAGAATGAAAAATATATTAAGATTGCAGCCATTTATGGCGCAAATGCTAGTGGTAAAAGTTCTGTAATAAAGGCCTTTAGTTTTATGAAAGCCTGGATAAGAGAATCTTTTAAAAATTCATCTGATAATGATGAAATTCCAGTTAAAAGATTTGCTTTTGATACTGAAAGTAAAAATATTCCCGCAGAGTTTGAAGTGTTCTTTATATATAAAGGCAATGAATATCAATATGGTTTTTCTTTAGATAATTATAAAATTCATGAAGAATGGTTGTATATAAAAAAAACTGACAGCAAGGATAAATATACTCCTCTATTTGAAAGATCAGGTTCTGACATTGAATGTAATTTAAAGTTATTAAAAGGTTCCAATAATTTTATTAATATGGTTGAAGACAAAACTTTGTTTCTTTCTATAATATCAAACGCTAAAATTGATTATGCTAAAGATGTCTTTGAATGGTTTTTAGTACTTGCTGTTATAGATTATGGTGATTTAGGATTTGAAACTGCATTGACTCAAGTATATGCACCTAATATTGAAGATAAAAATTATCAAAGGGATTTGACTACATTTTTAAAAGCTATAGATATTAATATAGATGGCATTATCATAGAAAAATACAAAAATGAAAATACTCTTAAATCTGAGTATAAGATTTATACAAAACATTTAATAGAAGACGGAAAAAACTACTATAAAATGCCTCTTTTTGAAGAATCTAGTGGAACTCAAAAGATGTTTTCTCTTTTTTATTTTTTAAAGATGTCAATTCAATTAGGTATACCTATATTTATTGACGAGCTTGATTCAAAACTTCATCCATTACTTTTGAGGTATATCCTAATTATGTTTCATAACGAATCTATAAATAAAAATAATGCTCAGCTTATTTATACAACTCATGATAATTATACACTAACTAAAGATATATTTAGAAGAGATCAAATATGGTTTGCAGAAAAAGATGAAAATGCTACTTCACATCTTTATTCTTTAATTGAGTATAAATTTGATGACAAAAAAGTTAGAAAAGATGCATCCTTTAATAAAGATTATCTTTTAGGTAAGTATGGTGCTGTTCCTATATTAAGAGGTTACGATATGTGGAGGACAGAAAATGGTAAAGCTAAATAG
- a CDS encoding acyltransferase family protein, protein MIYEKQRDYYFDNLKLILITLVVMGHVVEPLIGNYPKAKLLYSFIYSFHMPLFAFISGYFSKNNGSHKNIIYKINTILIPYIIFQLLYSLFNIYILKAENFPITLVYPYWITWYLLSLLLWNIVLPYFSKLRFSIIIAVIISLMAGYDNNIGYYLSLSRTITFFPYFLMGYFFKREYIIVLKHYISKPLSLVILLMSMLPISFILYRIDYRWFYGSFSYAQINSTGLPGFLMKIFTYILAIFICTFILVLIPNSNLFFTNLGSRTMAVYLFHGFIVKLFVKYNILRMLIKDNAFINETLIISLSLIIVFVLSSKIITKITKSIVMTKLLRY, encoded by the coding sequence ATGATTTATGAAAAACAAAGAGATTATTATTTTGACAACTTAAAACTTATTCTAATTACTCTAGTTGTAATGGGACATGTTGTGGAACCTCTAATAGGCAATTATCCAAAGGCTAAATTATTGTATTCTTTTATATACTCTTTTCACATGCCACTTTTTGCTTTTATATCAGGATATTTTTCAAAAAATAATGGCAGTCATAAAAATATCATCTATAAAATAAATACTATTCTCATACCCTACATAATTTTTCAACTTCTGTATTCCCTATTTAATATTTATATACTTAAAGCTGAAAATTTTCCCATAACCCTTGTTTATCCCTACTGGATTACCTGGTATCTTCTTTCACTATTACTATGGAATATAGTTCTGCCATACTTTTCAAAGCTTAGATTTTCAATTATAATAGCAGTTATTATTTCTCTCATGGCAGGCTATGATAACAATATTGGATACTACTTAAGTTTATCTAGGACCATAACATTTTTTCCTTATTTTCTAATGGGATACTTTTTTAAAAGAGAATACATTATTGTTCTTAAGCATTATATTTCAAAACCTCTATCACTAGTTATTTTACTTATGAGTATGCTGCCAATAAGTTTTATTTTATACAGAATTGATTATAGATGGTTTTATGGAAGCTTTTCCTATGCTCAGATAAATAGTACAGGTTTACCAGGTTTCTTAATGAAAATTTTTACTTATATTCTTGCCATATTCATATGTACATTCATACTAGTATTAATCCCTAACTCAAATTTATTCTTTACTAATTTGGGTTCAAGAACTATGGCTGTATATCTATTTCATGGTTTTATCGTAAAATTATTTGTGAAGTATAATATTCTGCGTATGCTTATTAAAGATAATGCCTTTATAAACGAAACACTGATTATATCTCTTTCTTTAATTATAGTCTTTGTGCTTTCTTCTAAAATCATCACCAAAATAACTAAATCTATAGTCATGACAAAGTTATTGAGATATTAA
- a CDS encoding aldo/keto reductase, with amino-acid sequence MLYRNFGKTNEKVSTLGFGCMRLPLIPGGDATNIDEEKSIKLIRSAIDKGVNYIDTAYPYHGTGMGHGGASEPFVGRALKDGYREKVKLATKLPSWLINSRSDMDKYLNEQLERLQTDHIDFYLVHSLNRKDWDRLKKNGIDEFLDSALKDGRIKYAGFSFHDKLDLFKEIVDYYDWSFCQIQYNYLDEEFQAGTEGLKYAAERGLGITIMEPLRGGKLVNNLPREAKEAFNEADIKRTPAEWALKWVWNHPEVSVILSGMNSMDQVEENIKIASETEADSLTEGELKLIDKVNNIIKGKVKVNCTACGYCMPCPAGVNIPGCFSAYNNYGMFGKDETYNIMIRRRNQEASNCVKCGKCETHCPQGISIRKELEKVNEVFA; translated from the coding sequence ATGTTATACAGAAACTTCGGTAAAACTAATGAAAAGGTTTCAACACTTGGATTTGGGTGTATGAGACTTCCACTTATTCCAGGGGGAGATGCTACTAATATTGATGAAGAAAAATCTATAAAATTAATTCGCAGTGCCATTGATAAGGGGGTAAACTACATAGATACTGCCTATCCTTATCATGGAACAGGTATGGGTCATGGGGGTGCCAGTGAACCCTTTGTGGGAAGAGCCTTAAAGGATGGTTATAGAGAAAAAGTTAAATTAGCTACTAAACTTCCAAGCTGGCTTATAAATTCAAGAAGTGATATGGATAAATATTTGAATGAGCAGCTGGAAAGGCTTCAAACAGATCATATAGATTTTTATCTTGTACACTCCCTTAATCGTAAAGACTGGGACAGATTAAAGAAAAATGGTATTGATGAATTTTTGGATTCTGCATTAAAAGATGGTAGAATAAAATATGCAGGGTTTTCCTTCCATGATAAATTAGATCTTTTCAAGGAAATTGTAGATTACTATGATTGGTCTTTTTGTCAGATACAATATAACTATTTAGATGAAGAATTTCAGGCAGGAACAGAAGGACTTAAGTATGCAGCTGAAAGAGGTCTAGGAATTACAATAATGGAACCTCTTAGAGGAGGAAAGCTTGTTAATAATCTTCCTAGAGAAGCTAAGGAGGCCTTTAATGAAGCAGATATAAAGAGAACTCCTGCAGAGTGGGCATTGAAGTGGGTATGGAATCATCCGGAAGTATCAGTTATTTTAAGTGGTATGAATTCCATGGATCAGGTAGAAGAAAATATAAAGATAGCCAGTGAAACGGAAGCCGATTCTCTAACAGAGGGAGAATTAAAACTTATTGATAAAGTCAATAATATCATTAAAGGTAAAGTGAAAGTCAATTGTACTGCCTGTGGATACTGCATGCCTTGTCCAGCTGGAGTGAATATTCCAGGTTGTTTTAGTGCTTATAATAATTATGGCATGTTTGGAAAAGATGAAACCTATAATATTATGATCAGACGAAGAAATCAAGAGGCGTCTAATTGTGTAAAATGCGGAAAATGTGAAACTCATTGTCCACAGGGAATTTCCATACGTAAGGAACTAGAAAAGGTAAATGAAGTATTTGCATAG
- the larC gene encoding nickel pincer cofactor biosynthesis protein LarC gives MRVLYYDCFCGISGDMNLGALIDLGVDKNYIIKELLKLNLSSEYEIEVKKGIKKGITGTKVDVILKNQQDHHNNIEETHHHGHTHGEALVHNHSEDAAYSNQKLEEHHHHNHEDKIGPDGEAALSYSHADNLEHNHGETHHKSHHHQHRNLKDIENIIKGSTLNENVKEMSLHMFIKVAEAEALVHGKSLQEVHFHEVGATDSIVDIVGAAIALDYLKVDKIMASTVQVGGGFVKCAHGVMPVPAPATVNILKHIPMKTGIVPFETTTPTGAAILAANVKEFTDNMDFVIEKTGYGLGTRELDIPNVLRVYLGNLKGKDEDIEEQYLLETNIDDMNPELYEYVEGKLFNSGALDVFKTPIIMKKGRPAIKLSVLVSQKRENQVLDVVFKETTSIGIRKFKVEKTMLNREFSKLKTRYGEVTIKNSYYEGKLVKYKAEYEDCKRLAEENNVPIREIYRSIDKVIDEG, from the coding sequence ATGAGGGTATTATATTACGATTGTTTTTGTGGAATAAGTGGAGATATGAATTTAGGAGCATTAATTGATTTAGGAGTAGACAAGAATTATATCATAAAAGAGCTTTTAAAGCTCAATTTGTCTTCTGAATATGAGATAGAGGTTAAAAAGGGTATTAAAAAGGGCATAACGGGAACTAAGGTAGATGTAATTTTAAAAAATCAGCAGGATCATCATAATAATATTGAAGAAACTCATCATCATGGGCATACTCATGGTGAAGCTTTAGTACATAATCATAGTGAAGATGCTGCATACTCTAATCAGAAATTAGAGGAGCACCATCACCATAATCATGAGGATAAAATTGGTCCTGATGGTGAAGCGGCATTATCATATAGTCATGCTGATAACTTAGAGCACAACCATGGAGAAACTCACCATAAATCACATCACCATCAGCATAGAAATCTAAAGGATATTGAAAATATAATAAAGGGAAGCACTTTAAATGAAAATGTAAAAGAGATGAGTCTTCATATGTTTATAAAAGTGGCAGAGGCAGAGGCACTGGTGCATGGCAAGTCACTGCAGGAAGTTCATTTTCACGAGGTAGGAGCTACGGATTCCATTGTAGATATAGTGGGAGCAGCTATAGCACTGGATTATCTGAAGGTGGATAAGATAATGGCTTCTACCGTTCAAGTAGGCGGAGGATTTGTAAAATGTGCTCATGGAGTCATGCCAGTGCCTGCACCGGCAACGGTAAATATATTAAAGCATATACCAATGAAAACCGGTATAGTTCCCTTTGAAACCACCACTCCTACAGGAGCAGCTATATTAGCTGCAAATGTTAAAGAGTTTACAGATAATATGGATTTTGTCATAGAAAAAACAGGCTATGGACTGGGAACCAGGGAACTGGACATTCCAAATGTTTTAAGAGTATATCTTGGGAATCTTAAAGGGAAAGATGAAGATATAGAAGAACAGTATTTACTGGAGACAAATATAGATGACATGAATCCAGAGTTATATGAATATGTGGAGGGGAAACTCTTTAACTCGGGAGCATTGGATGTATTTAAAACTCCTATTATCATGAAAAAAGGAAGACCGGCCATAAAGCTCAGTGTATTGGTAAGCCAGAAGAGAGAAAATCAGGTGCTGGATGTGGTGTTTAAAGAAACTACTTCTATTGGAATCAGAAAATTTAAAGTAGAAAAAACAATGCTCAATAGAGAATTTTCAAAGCTTAAAACCCGTTATGGAGAAGTGACAATTAAAAATTCCTATTATGAAGGTAAACTTGTAAAATACAAGGCAGAATATGAAGATTGCAAGAGACTGGCAGAGGAAAATAATGTACCTATTAGAGAAATCTATAGGTCTATTGATAAGGTTATAGATGAAGGTTAG
- the larB gene encoding nickel pincer cofactor biosynthesis protein LarB, translating into MNKEDIKNLLKAVKDNKIPIDEAMKTIEDLPFKDLGFAKIDNHREIRVGYPEVIYCAGKTIEQVKSIIEFMLTKENNILATRVTEDMYKAVREICKEVSYNKLARTMTIKKREEKLTDSYIVIVSAGTSDLPVVEEAAETAMIFGNRVEKIVDVGVAGIHRLFSKLDIIRGAKVVIVVAGMEGALASVVGGLVDKPVIAVPTSIGYGANFKGLSALLSMLNSCASGVTVVNIDNGFGAAYNASIINKL; encoded by the coding sequence ATGAATAAGGAAGACATAAAAAATCTATTGAAAGCCGTTAAAGATAATAAAATTCCAATAGATGAAGCTATGAAGACAATTGAAGACCTGCCCTTTAAAGATCTGGGTTTTGCAAAGATTGATAACCATAGAGAGATAAGAGTGGGATATCCTGAAGTTATATATTGTGCTGGAAAGACAATAGAGCAGGTAAAAAGTATTATTGAATTTATGCTTACTAAGGAAAATAATATTTTAGCCACCAGAGTAACTGAAGATATGTATAAGGCTGTAAGGGAAATATGCAAAGAGGTCAGCTACAATAAGCTTGCTAGAACGATGACTATTAAGAAAAGAGAAGAAAAGCTTACGGACAGCTATATTGTCATAGTTTCTGCAGGAACTTCTGATTTACCGGTGGTAGAAGAAGCTGCAGAAACTGCCATGATATTTGGAAACAGGGTAGAAAAAATTGTTGATGTAGGTGTGGCAGGTATTCACAGGCTGTTTTCAAAGCTAGATATTATAAGAGGGGCAAAGGTTGTAATTGTTGTGGCAGGCATGGAAGGGGCTCTTGCCAGTGTAGTGGGGGGCCTTGTAGATAAACCTGTTATAGCAGTTCCCACCAGTATTGGATATGGAGCAAACTTCAAGGGACTTTCAGCACTTTTATCAATGCTGAACAGCTGTGCCAGCGGAGTTACGGTAGTAAACATAGACAATGGTTTTGGTGCAGCCTACAATGCCAGTATTATAAATAAGTTATAA
- a CDS encoding HoxN/HupN/NixA family nickel/cobalt transporter — MIKNVKWIYYAVAVAVLHIIGIAILAVYAREYPEMLGFGFLVYTLGLRHAFDADHIAAIDNTVRKLAQQKEESNGVGFFFSLGHSTVVFVMVLITTFSMKWARGNIPQIKEIGSVIGTSVSGGFLLLIGILNLYIWFDIYKIFVTTRKGKYNEEELDKLLLNRGLISRFGGPLYKIINKSWHIYPLGFLFGLGFDTASEVALLAISVNAASQAVPGTLLIALPILFAAGMSLMDTADGIFMTNAYSWAFSTPLRKIYYNLSVTGISVVAALCIGFIELTQILAPKLGLTSGIWKWITDLDFGSVGYLLVALFVLSWGLSYFIWKKLDLESTTGPTV, encoded by the coding sequence TTGATTAAAAATGTTAAATGGATTTATTACGCAGTAGCAGTGGCAGTACTGCATATAATTGGTATAGCAATACTAGCCGTTTATGCCCGTGAGTATCCAGAGATGCTTGGTTTTGGATTCCTAGTATATACCTTGGGACTTAGGCACGCTTTTGATGCAGATCATATAGCTGCCATTGATAATACTGTACGTAAATTAGCTCAGCAAAAAGAGGAATCTAATGGTGTTGGATTTTTCTTTTCTCTAGGGCACTCTACTGTTGTATTTGTTATGGTGCTGATAACCACTTTTTCCATGAAATGGGCTCGGGGAAATATTCCACAGATAAAAGAGATTGGAAGTGTAATTGGTACTTCTGTATCCGGTGGATTCCTTCTACTCATAGGAATATTGAATTTATATATATGGTTTGACATCTATAAAATTTTTGTAACCACTAGAAAAGGCAAATACAATGAAGAAGAACTAGATAAGCTTCTTTTAAATAGGGGGTTAATATCACGTTTTGGAGGACCTCTTTATAAAATTATAAATAAGAGCTGGCATATTTATCCTCTTGGATTTCTCTTTGGATTAGGATTTGATACTGCCTCAGAAGTAGCCCTTTTGGCCATTTCTGTAAATGCTGCCAGTCAAGCAGTACCAGGAACACTTTTAATTGCACTGCCAATACTTTTTGCTGCAGGAATGAGTCTTATGGATACAGCAGATGGTATATTTATGACTAATGCCTATAGCTGGGCCTTTTCAACGCCTCTACGTAAAATATATTATAATCTGTCCGTTACAGGTATATCTGTAGTGGCAGCACTGTGTATAGGTTTTATTGAGCTGACTCAGATACTTGCACCTAAGCTTGGATTGACTAGTGGTATCTGGAAGTGGATAACTGATTTGGATTTTGGAAGTGTTGGTTATTTGCTGGTGGCACTGTTTGTACTTTCTTGGGGATTATCTTATTTTATATGGAAGAAACTGGACCTGGAATCTACTACAGGGCCAACGGTGTAA